In a genomic window of Drosophila takahashii strain IR98-3 E-12201 chromosome 3L, DtakHiC1v2, whole genome shotgun sequence:
- the enc gene encoding protein encore isoform X1, giving the protein MSSTKSQVALATNIPTNLSSAASASTAAAAAAVVVVASANAAVVASNTNSSGLGSGSGSGIAGVTGSVAAGAATATGATGSTVTAAAALSSAAATSSTSVATISSNCSSSNLNNNCGEECQTAAGSSNLGRQNSFGNRRGNMKGKHLTRSHAMRESTSPPRTPTPRAASEQQQQQQQLQGESHEHNNNNNNNNINSKAQSTGRGNSPLMETPAVIVTSQQPQQQQQNVPPKPQQNVPLSNEAEFPKLSPPKKSGGGQHNRTNSNGSGMEYNNNSGKKFMVDLKSNGLDSKPHNNNSSSAGVIYNSGMNYKAAERHERHDRHEMSSQNSNLSNNHDEEQYHYEPRGGGGGGGKKHRANTNAKGNKPRLKNLGGSSSGSIDLGGGGGGDRGGGNGGNGNNNNMSNNGLSNNSSNNTSGFISRVFHQSENSSEQYTDYGGTDLLVFFRDTLNKNPKDRNILLKIEKDLIEFIQENSRGCEYRFPPASSYNRMLIHRTAAFFGMEHNVDTETQQCVIVAVAKNTRIPEIRFQSLVRDDARKSILKRDTHSFDEVRQSPYLCPLSLDRKAKSFEEREEDYDRARSRIFSRTGGNHEGYSGGGGDEECYGGWEQQQQQQQKQSQPPRPKRPNGKMLQMQNSTESRDGMRSGGAVPKSHNFGNYGGPPSSGGPGNNSLPRGDSTNSIKSGRGGFVKQDSTGSTPWRLSPSSSGYKTRTQSVRSDSVTPSPTGYGSDRQTPELNHPPPSMVSTATHHSRMAPPPIIGSSAGGGGGPGAIAASPVDMGSEATGADPSSNSSSNCSPSSGTSGLVWAVTDISNVPIGSLLIDPQTLQPIVNADGSIYHYDPSNLPPNQALQHTGNQYQSQNQGNSSSGGYNNYRKSSPHQQHHQPQQQQHQSQQQHQPQLQQQPQQHQQATQQYATTELSCSSTESYAEEEAQSPGMECSEGYESYEPQSLPVVQQQQLPGNGDASSIKGDDCDSLTSATACLSITTSTSTKNYDRIEVQKYKNQATSPNIPACCAVVEKLELEAVVQQQQDQEQEPMAGPSSSGSATSSVGITELPSSQTPLPPMATQVNCDLQSVSPSSTPYSQCEVVKTPSQSHAPSAAVEEPKTTTWTYTQSYQAPDGSTVFHTTTTPNGAAPYCATTYQQGPDGSIYAVPQGMVYAAYPQPGVGTAGGASQPLFQLTTSSHPPTQTLFASPETGGELPGGTYMIPVFDPAQQPREGLIPAQAIYQTGPGGPGATTTVMPMATAAAYPTAQFATAAAPNGGPIYQAPLIYSSEPGGGAQLQQLPMAPYPIQYSYPYYHPISYYVPQQAVAAAPMVTSQPPVGQPTMQPQAAHTGGGTAAGPPTVVSVSGQHQQHQSHQQPHHHQQQQQHSTSSGYSTRVKRTPGGGSIHYNPSYTPSSVNHPSAGSTQIIAAPAASTTTYHALPTLTLAHGGAAAAGTDLSGAGGAHVYAVPAQHAALIPTNIFPYAAAAAAAAGGPPTAPQVVQQAPPPPPQSAPHHALITAAPFYPDPGASQSAPSTPAAPGRQAPLFSTPPAPNNGSSGGSSSAGGGGTNSGGYHSNSSTPHYYQNSQNSNEGYTSPYEKRNHGGGASVGVRKPYHPGGYNPRHSVPLSGIPSGAKTPLLNSNNEPTPRASPSSVSLGGASSSGGATGSYQHRGPPPHTMGVKRDNKPNQLPLISGPPPSYASNSSPVGVTGYEAKPPVRGLNAGAASFRSQKSMNQDYRRSVSQRNSPSANGGGSGSHESSNNSPNSIVGSQSNSAANTPNAAAAVQPQVQQQPQPQQTTLVSHSGGFVVLDQTTGAAMNASPPSLYGGGGGGAGGAAAGAAATGSNGGHQPGGGGGGARSHIPTAQLHHSAAAAAAAAAGSQQATAAVLSGVAAAALGGYNPNGASGVYFKYGQTYFAHPSVALPNSRRSPSNDIRPQMAQVAGMYPTMMIQARHPSRHPNPNYKGSRPR; this is encoded by the exons GCCGCTTCTGCCTCAACAGCGGCCGCTGCGgccgccgttgttgttgttgccagtGCCAACGCCGCCGTTGTTGCCTCAAACACTAACTCATCCGGATTGGGTTcaggatcgggatcgggaatAGCAGGAGTAACCGGATCAGTAGCCGCTGGAGCAGCCACTGCCACTGGAGCAACAGGATCCACagtcacagcagcagcagcattatCATCCGCAGCGGCAACATCCTCCACTTCCGTGGCCACAATCtcgagcaactgcagcagcagcaacctcaACAACAACTGCGGCGAGGAGTGCCAGACGGCGGCCGGATCCTCCAACTTGGGACGTCAGAACAGCTTCGGCAATAGACGA GGTAACATGAAGGGCAAACATCTGACGCGCAGCCATGCGATGCGTGAGTCCACTTCGCCACCTCGCACGCCAACGCCGCGGGCTGCCTccgagcagcaacagcagcagcagcagctccaggGGGAATCCCACgagcacaacaacaacaacaataataacaatatcaATAGCAAAGCACAATCAACTGGAAGGGGCAACTCGCCGTTGATGGAGACGCCAGCCGTGATTGTCACTAGTCAGcaaccgcagcagcaacagcagaatgTGCCCCCAAAGCCGCAGCAAAATGTGCCATTGAGCAACGAGGCGGAGTTCCCAAAGCTTTCGCCACCAAAGAAGTCCGGCGGTGGCCAACACAATCGCACCAACAGCAATGGCAGCGGCATGGAGTATAACAATAACAGCGGCAAGAAGTTCATGGTGGATCTTAAGTCCAACGGATTGGACAGCAAACCACACAATAACAACAGCTCATCCGCGGGTGTGATCTACAACTCGGGAATGAACTACAAGGCGGCGGAGCGCCATGAACGCCACGATCGTCACGAGATGTCCAGCCAGAACAGCAACCTGAGCAACAACCACGACGAGGAGCAGTATCACTACGAGCCcagaggcggaggaggaggcggaggcaaGAAGCATCGCGCCAACACCAATGCCAAAGGTAACAAACCACGGTTGAAGAATCTCGGTGGCAGCTCATCAGGAAGCATTGATttaggaggcggcggcggtggagaTAGAGGAGGGGGAAACGGTGgaaatggcaacaacaacaacatgtcCAACAACGGCCTGTCCAACAACTCGAGCAACAACACCTCGGGCTTCATTTCGCGCG TCTTTCATCAATCAGAGAACTCGAGCGAGCAGTACACGGACTACGGCGGCACCGATCTGCTGGTCTTCTTCCGGGACACGCTCAACAAGAATCCCAAGGATCGCAATATCCTCTTGAAGATCGAGAAGGATCTGATAGAGTTCATCCAGGAAAATAG TCGCGGTTGTGAGTATCGTTTTCCGCCAGCTTCCTCGTACAATCGTATGCTGATCCATCGCACGGCCGCCTTCTTTGGCATGGAGCACAATGTGGACACCGAAACGCAACAGTGTGTGATTGTTGCCGTTGCCAAGAACACGCGTATACCAGAG ATCCGCTTCCAGTCGCTGGTGCGCGACGATGCACGCAAGTCAATTCTGAAGCGGGACACGCACAGCTTCGACGAGGTGCGTCAATCGCCATACTTGTGCCCCCTCTCGCTGGATCGCAAGGCCAAGAGCTTCGAGGAGCGTGAGGAGGACTACGATCGGGCGCGCAGCCGCATCTTCAGTCGAACTGGAGGCAATCACGAGGGATAttccggcggcggtggcgatgAGGAGTGCTACGGCGGctgggagcagcagcagcaacagcagcagaagcaatcGCAGCCCCCTCGACCCAAGAGGCCCAATGGAAAGATGCTGCAGATGCAGAAT tcCACGGAATCACGCGATGGCATGCGATCCGGTGGAGCCGTGCCCAAGTCGCACAACTTTGGCAACTACGGCGGACCGCCCAGTTCGGGAGGTCCTGGCAACAATTCCTTGCCACGCGGCGACTCAACCAACTCGATCAAAAGCGGACGCGGTGGCTTCGTGAAGCAGGACTCGACTGGCAGCACTCCATGGCGACTGTCTCCTTCCAGCAGTGG CTACAAGACGCGCACCCAATCCGTGCGCTCCGACTCCGTAACGCCATCGCCGACGGGTTACGGCAGCGACAGGCAGACGCCGGAGTTGAACCACCCCCCACCATCCATGGTGAGCACAGCCACCCACCACAGCCGGATGgcaccaccacccatcatTGGGTCATCGGCGGGTGGCGGTGGCGGACCAGGAGCCATTGCCGCATCGCCGGTGGATATGGGAAGCGAAGCCACCGGGGCTGATCCATCCTCCAACTCCTCGTCCAATTGCTCTCCGTCGTCGGGAACGTCGGGACTGGTCTGGGCCGTCACAGACATTTCGAATGTGCCAATTGGCAGCCTCCTCATTGATCCGCAAACCCTCCAACCAATTGTCAATGCAGACGG TTCCATCTACCACTACGACCCGTCCAATCTGCCGCCCAACCAGGCGCTCCAGCACACGGGCAATCAGTACCAGTCGCAGAACCAGGGGAACTCCTCCTCCGGTGGCTACAACAACTACCGCAAGTCGTCGCCGcatcagcaacatcatcagccgcagcagcagcagcatcagtcgcagcagcaacatcagccgcagctgcagcagcagccacagcagcatcagcaggcGACCCAGCAATATGCCACCACTGAGCTGTCCTGCAGCTCCACCGAGAGCTacgcggaggaggaggcccaGTCGCCGGGAATGGAATGCTCCGAGGGATACGAGAGCTACGAGCCGCAATCGCTGCCCGTcgttcagcagcagcaacttccGGGCAACGGAGATGCATCGAGCATCAAGGGCGATGATTGTGATAGCCTGACCAGTGCCACCGCCTGCCTGAGTATCACCACCTCCACCTCGACGAAAAACTACGATCGCATCGAGGTGCAAAAGTACAAGAATCAGGCCACCAGTCCGAATATACCCGCCTGTTGTGCCGTCGTCGAGAAGCTGGAACTGGAGGCTGtcgtccagcagcagcaggatcagGAGCAAGAGCCCATGGCAGGACCCTCCTCTTCCGGCTCGGCCACCTCCTCGGTGGGCATCACTGAGCTACCATCCAGCCAGACACCGCTGCCACCGATGGCCACGCAGGTCAACTGTGACCTGCAATCGGTGTCGCCCAGCTCCACGCCCTACAGCCAGTGCGAGGTGGTGAAGACTCCCAGCCAGAGCCACGCACCCAGTGCCGCCGTAGAGGAGCCCAAGACCACCACCTGGACGTACACGCAGAGCTACCAGGCGCCCGACGGCTCGACCGTCTTTCACACCACCACCACGCCCAACGGGGCAGCGCCCTACTGCGCCACCACATATCAGCAGGGG CCCGACGGCAGCATCTATGCGGTTCCGCAGGGCATGGTCTATGCCGCCTATCCGCAGCCCGGCGTGGGCACCGCCGGCGGGGCCTCGCAGCCGCTCTTCCAGCTGACCACCAGCAGTCATCCGCCCACCCAGACGCTCTTTGCCTCGCCGGAAACTGGCGGTGAGCTGCCCGGCGGCACCTACATGATACCTGTCTTCGATCCGGCCCAGCAGCCGCGTGAGGGCCTCATCCCGGCGCAGGCCATCTACCAGACGGGGCCAGGCGGACCGGGTGCCACCACCACAGTGATGCCGATGGCAACGGCGGCCGCCTATCCGACGGCCCAGTTCGCCACGGCAGCAGCGCCCAATGGAGGACCGATCTACCAGGCGCCGCTCATCTACTCCAGCGAACCGGGCGGCGGAGCTCAGCTGCAACAGCTGCCGATGGCCCCGTATCCGATTCAATACTCCTACCCGTACTACCATCCCATCTCGTACTATGTGCCCCAGCAGGCGGTGGCCGCGGCGCCCATGGTGACCTCTCAGCCGCCAGTGGGTCAGCCCACCATGCAGCCGCAGGCGGCGCACACGGGAGGTGGAACGGCAGCGGGTCCACCGACGGTGGTTTCCGTTTCGgggcaacatcagcagcatcaGTCGCACCAGCAGCCGCAccaccatcagcagcagcagcagcactcgACCTCCAGTGGCTACAGCACTCGGGTGAAACGCACACCGGGCGGTGGCTCCATTCACTACAATCCCAGCTACACACCCAGTTCGGTGAATCATCCGTCGGCGGGTTCTACACAGATTATTGCTGCCCCGGCGGCCAGCACAACCACATATCATGCGCTGCCCACGCTGACGCTGGCCCACGGTGGTGCAGCGGCGGCTGGCACGGATCTCAGTGGTGCGGGCGGTGCCCATGTGTACGCTGTGCCCGCCCAACATGCCGCCCTGATCCCAACGAATATCTTTCCCTatgcagcggcggcggcggcggcagcaggagGTCCTCCAACGGCTCCGCAAGTGGTGCAACAggcgccaccaccaccgccacaGAGTGCTCCGCATCATGCGCTCATCACAGCGGCGCCGTTTTACCCGGATCCTGGTGCCTCCCAGTCGGCGCCCAGTACTCCGGCGGCTCCGGGAAGGCAGGCTCCGCTGTTCAGCACACCGCCGGCTCCGAATAATGggagcagcggcggcagcagcagtgcGGGAGGAGGTGGCACCAACAGCGGTGGCTACCACAGCAACAGCTCCACGCCGCACTACTACCAGAACAGCCAGAACAGCAACGAGGGATACACCTCTCCCTACGAGAAAAGGAACCACGGAGGTGGTGCCTCTGTGGGCGTGCGCAAGCCTTACCACCCAGGTGGCTACAATCCCAGGCACTCGGTTCCCTTAAGTGGAATCCCCTCGGGCGCCAAGACTCCACTGCTGAACTCCAACAATGAGCCCACGCCGCGTGCCTCGCCGAGCAGCGTGAGTTTGGGAGGCGCCTCTTCGTCCGGTGGAGCCACTGGTAGCTACCAGCATCGTGGGCCACCACCGCATACGATGGGCGTGAAGCGCGACAACAAGCCCAACCAGCTGCCGCTGATCAGTGGACCGCCGCCCAGCTATGCGAGCAACTCGAGTCCCGTCGGCGTCACCGGCTACGAGGCCAAGCCGCCCGTGCGCGGCCTGAATGCCGGAGCCGCCAGCTTCCGCAGTCAGAAGTCCATGAACCAGGACTACCGACGCAGCGTCTCGCAAAGGAATTCGCCGAGTGCCAATGGCGGCGGAAGTGGCAGCCACGAGAGCAGCAACAATTCGCCCAACAGTATTGTGGGCAGCCAGAGCAACAGTGCTGCCAACACGCCCAATGCGGCAGCAGCAGTACAGCCGCAGgttcagcagcagccgcagccacAGCAGACCACGTTGGTCAGCCACTCGGGAGGATTTGTGGTGCTCGATCAGACCACCGGAGCCGCCATGAATGCCTCGCCGCCCTCGCTTTACGGCGGAGGCGGTGGAGGAGCTGGcggagctgctgctggagctgcTGCAACCGGCTCGAATGGCGGCCATCAGCcgggcggcggtggcggtggcgcCCGCTCGCACATTCCCACTGCCCAGCTGCACCACagtgccgccgctgccgccgccgcagctgcTGGCAGCCAACAGGCCACGGCGGCGGTGCTCAGCGGCGTGGCCGCTGCCGCCCTCGGTGGCTACAATCCAAACGGGGCGTCCGGCGTGTACTTCAAGTACGGCCAGACGTACTTTGCCCAT CCCTCGGTGGCCTTGCCCAACAGTCGACGATCGCCGTCGAACGATATCCGGCCGCAAATGGCGCAGGTGGCCGGCATGTATCCCACAATGATGATACAAG CGCGTCATCCCAGTCGCCATCCGAACCCGAACTACAAAGGTTCGCGACCGCGGTAA